GTTTAGCACTCTCGACCATTAGCAGTTGGATCCAAATAGAGCCTAAGTCCATAGATAAACTTGGACCGATCAATGAATAATTTACAGATTATTTACGCCAAGCGATGGCAATAATGGCAACAAGGCAAGGCCCTTCCTCCAATTTGGAGCATCCACTGGCAAAGAAGGTGTGTGCAATATACCACGATCACTACGATCGTATGTCACGTGACCATATTGCCCTCCAGAAGGCTTGCCGAATTCAGCTGCGTGCTCTATATATAGTACAACCCACAGCCAAGGCTCCAACACACTACAACTGTATCCATTGCATGGATGCTCTAGCCATGGATAAGATTTCCATCATACTTGTCTTGCTCGCCTCTTCCTACGGTGCTGTCCTGCAAGGACATGCTAGACCCGTCTTGTCGTCAGACAATGCCTTGGTACGTATAGTAGTTGCCAGCGGCAGCCATGTTTAGCTTATgttgagctatatatgtatatgtatataaattTCAAGTTGTTCTTCATAAATGATTGCTAACTGAAGACCTACACCGTACAATGGACAGTTACAACGCAATGACGACGAGACTGCCTCTGTTGGCGCCACCCGCAATTTCACATACCTATTCGAGGTGCAGACGGGGGACATGAGGTTGGCCGGCACGGACTCTCAGCTTACCTTCACATTCTCAGATACAGATTCCAACAGCTTCGAACTCGTGTACGATGGCAACGGAGAGATTTACCAGCAGTTTTTCGAGAGAGGTCAGTACAACTATGACGAGTTCACCAAGGATATATTCATGAAACCCTGCCGCCTCAAGATCAAGACCGATGGCCGGGGTGCCGCCCCGTCATGGTACTGTGAGTGGGTCAAGATCTCGGTCTGGGGGCAAAGATTTGAGGACCACTACGAGCACAGGTTCATTGTGCAGCATTGGATTGGCCCTAATGATCCGGATCCAAGTGAGTTAACCGTTAACGACTGCAACAAAGCTTCGATGGCATCTGCGAAGAAGAATATGCCATCGTCCTTCTCTATAATCTAAGCCTGGCAGCCACGGCGCATATATGTGATCATGCACGCCTTCTCTCTCTATGTATAATATATGCACCACCGTATGGAATAACAACGATCAATGTATCGTTGCTACCTATTGTGATGTGCCCTTCATGTAATAAGAAAAATAATATTTGTTGTACCGTTAAAACGTCTATATATGAACGTTTGAATGAATAAATTGGTATTATTATTATTAAGGTGTGAACGAAGAATATTAGTAACTACAAATGAACGCATAAACAATGCGGTTGCACAAAACCTTTGCTTAAATCACTATAAAAAACGATTTGCAGCAGCGTCCTCTTTTTTTTTAAGGGGTGGGTAAAAATATAACCCGTTGCTACAAAGGGAGCGGGGCTACCGTAGCAACCGATCCATCCTTGAAAATGCATCTCTAGAGGCGGGTGATGGCCTCACCCGACCCTAAAAATAGCCAccatttttaggggtgggtgatggcATAACCCGCACCTACAAATGGTGTCACgcaaaaaaatttataactttttcatatgatctcggatgaagacaAACTTTGTACcaaaattgtagagcttgatGAGATCTATAATTTTGTAGCTGACAACTTTTTCATTTAAGATCATTTAGTagtccaaaaaattattataagttcCCTAGTTTCAAATTCTACTAGTTTTAATTTGTTTTCAAACAACCTCATATTCAGATTAGTTCCATATGAAAGTTTTAGTGGTAAGATCTAAAATTTTATATTTTGTACATTATTCATTTAAGACCATTTAGGATTTAGAATCACAAGATCATTTACTAGTTGTGCCCAACATAtggctatgactatatagtatctTATAAAAATCATGTTATATTTTCAAGTTCCCACAATCTTAACCTACTTGAGTCCtctcttgagccgctcccaggagtcgatcgagttgttgctgaggctctctagccacgtgagcggcgcagggtccaaagccatcgggaagtagacgaccttggtgatgttggagcccctgcgacctcaatggccgtggagtagcaacgtagccattgctgaggagcctacttgccgtcgtacttggtgatgccgatcggtttgaagccctcagggtacttgtagctgctgaaccgtgcggagaaagctgggaaacgatcgctgcagtcagtaccttcggtctcgacttcttcgcgaaccttgcgcctggagtcgatcacggaccgcgcatcgcggccttcattgatgtgctggctcAAGTCCTCTGGAGGAGATCGACGATTGGCCTGTCGcaggttaccccctggaggtggctactgcctcccgccaggggcctggctcccgcgagcgttgtcgttgttgtggctgggctgaggtcgaggacgaccgCCGGCCGTTCGGCTATGAGCCTAACTCCGGCTCTcgcccacacgctcctccctgatggtagacgccgggttatgctgatccagctggatctaGGCCCTCTGCGTGTAAACAAGTGCTTGGCGCACAttcggatcattactgcgctcgagtatggccgtaaccctggcgatgttggccaccggtgtcctgaagccccgttcgcttacggcggcgaactcagggtcaagctcgtgatgcatagatcgcctgcgctcgttggccctcctccgccggattgtgcgggccctgttcctggccctccgtgcctcacgatcggtgtcgttctcgtcgccggcgttggctgtggcctcatcttcggagaccgcatcaaattcgacgatgggaaaatttccatcgtcctcgccttcttccgccattagcacctggcaggagacgagctcatcagagctcgcgtcgactagttcagtcgactcctccgccacggtggccaacggcctaccctcctggaaaggcaaaggctcgaggtgggccacaagtcgatcctgagccttgagtagatcggagagctccatgcccctccaatgtacgaagcgcccctccggtgtggaggtgatcattagatcactggcgccaaaacaacctgaagcccctcgacatgcggtggcttcaggccctccaagttggagtagagaatccaggtccttctctaatgcagagagggactcggagatgtcggcctcctgagaatcagtggccaaattgcgtgaaCCGAGTCAGGATCGGTTACACGAATCGTTAgtttggaacgagtccaacccaagggaggttgccgcagcgccggatgaagtcgccGGGAGCAAACTCCACCTTGATCTTTGCAACGGAAGAATGGatcgacaagtcgtcgagatcatcaacgaacttgtcgaggtcgctgctaGGACCCGCCGtggaagtctttggcttcatgtcgatgaggaatcgacggaaattgcccgcaccatctgcgatgcagacccacgagccagaAACAAATGTtctgccctgagagggaactgacctggtgaatttgaaagatgccatcgagcttgcCAGTGGATCTtcaacgcgctcccctacctggcacgccagctgttGGAGTTTTAtcggctgcccactgagggatatgcccaaggtggtaagtttaggtgaggagacgccgagatcaggaactcgaaggtgcaaggaacacaaaacttagacaggttcgggccacgaggtgagtaataccctacgtcctgtgtagtggtttgtattgcctttggtgtagtatggtctggagatcttgttttgagaggggtcctgccctcccttatatatccgagaggtcagggttacaaggatcgtaaccaacaccagccaaggaatcgtaccagaacatatctcgagtagattccttctgtatcggttagctttatctcctacttaaacgggataaataagagataaacgagataaataagagataagacgaacttaatctcttaaacctctttaaactacgttatgtacacagtcccgtggccccggatctgacacATTGGTTTTGCCTATTGGGAAGAAATTAGCGAGGAATATCTTGGTGCAATTATCCCAAGTGCCCACTGCACTTCTGTTGGCATAGAACCACTGCTTTGCCTTCACCAGAAGAGAAAACAGATACAGTCGGAGTCGGATTGCATCTTGAGTGACTCCCTTAATGAGAAAAGTGCTGTAGAGCTCCAGGAATTGTTGGAGATGTGCGCTTGGCATCCTCGTTGGCCTTGCCACAGAATGTGCTGGCCTGCACCATCGTTATGAGACCCATCTTGATCTCAAAATTTTCAACTCCTGTAGTAACAGATGGCCCAACCGGGACATCGTCAGCTGAGGGAGCAGAGAAATCCCAAAGTGCCTTTTGGGCCATGGTCCTTGAAGTTGATGCAGCTATATTAACTGATTCGGCTGTCGAGAGTGCATTCTGAGGAGGTACGACACGGGGTCGAACTCTTCTCAAAAGAGACTCCGGATCTTGAGTGAATTTATGCGGCAGATCGAAACCAGTCATACACTACCCTATTTTCACATCaaagagagaaaacaaagcCAAGTTAGCCAGTTTAATCAAGAATACGAACAATGAATACCAATTAAGCTATTAATCAAGAACTTAGTTATTCTTTTAACAAGTGCCTTTCCTGACAACGGCGCCAAAAATGCTTGTTGGCGTTTGTTAGCGTCATCACTAGGATCGTTAATCCCTAGCAATGGTGCCTGAAACGCCGTGTGGTATTTCTTACGTAACAGATAAATCCGCAAGTGCATGGaataccgttgtagcattttCCTCGTGAGTAATCTCGGTGTCGTATTTATATTTCCGCAGGGAAGGcggtgttggtgttttaccgccacgcccactgagggatacccccgaggtggtgagtttgtaggtagggtgtcaccaagatcaggaacttgaaggtgcaagtaACAAAAAGTTTAGACacgttcgggccaccgagagcgtaatatccTACATCCTACATCcagtatggtttgtattgccttaggtggtgatcggatgatctgatgtttggagggggtctctgtccgcccttatatagtctggggggacagggttacatggaagttctagtcggatacgagcctaggagtcctacccgagtactttttgtaTAATTTCCTAccgtctccgactagttttactaatGTATAAAtagttctactacgctacgagtagttataaTAGATGTAaggcgtgggccatatcccatcccttatcctaggatatatacgctatgtgcacagtcccatGGGTCCTGGTCTGACAAGcacccgagctcttcgtagtcgagtactgcaggcgtctgagtacttctgaaggcatctttgAGTTCTactgaactccatcttgaaggtgtcttccgagtactttcttagctgcatcgaggctgtgaggtgctcatgccccgagtagttgtctaGACTTTTTTTTATATGtggtgcgattgaactcgcacttTATATGGAGTAGTCCTCGaaccttaggttgactcgtagaatcaagctgagggttaatttagtcttgagtcttgtATCCTCATCTTCCAAAAGATTCAAAAAGTAAGTCGCTGCTGACACAtatccctgcagcccccgagccttgaatccaaattctcaaggttttgaataaaggatccaCAGAATTGTGGCATGCGATATATGAaagtaaagatttgatggttaagatgagcaaattggttcagaaatttgaaaaccgCTTTTTCAGAGTTACtttcctgaaaaaatggttaaacaaatagcttctccaaaaagcgcccgaaattaccgctcaaatcaaacctggATCTCTCAGAGCTGTGtcgtatccagcccccgagcctggaagctagatgagtcgcataagatacacctagtagtcggtggcgccagcccccgagcttaggCATTGGCCAAATTGCCACTGGATCTTGAATTatcgatgaagccgactagtcggagtcgattccgagtAGATTTGTaagcgagacgagtagtcgaagtagtcaaacACGCATAAAATTAGTTAGGAACTAGTAAATGCCTTGTCCTGGGAGCGAGACcctttcagtaacatagaatacaagtcgaaaactagtaatatgttactggatGTACGGGAATGAGGCCCCTTTAGAAAACTTGCacataataccagtcgtaaaccagtaaacgtaattgtactggaagtatgggagcgaggccccttcagcaaaactgcgcgtaataccagtcgtaaaccagtagaacggagttgtactggagcgaggccccttcagtaacatagcatactagttgaaaactagtaatctgttactggaagtatgggagcaaggctccttcagcaaacttgtgcgtaatactagtcgtaaaccagtagaatggagttgtactggaagtatgggagcgaggccccttccgtaacatagcatactagtcggaaactagtaatctattactggaagtatggaagcaagaccccttcagcaaacttacacgtaataccagtcgtaaaccagcagaacggagttgtactggaagtacgggagcgaggccccttcagtaacataggatactagtcagaaactagtaatctgttactggaagtatgggagcgaggtcccttcagcACATTGGCGTGTCATACCAGTCTTAAATCTGTAGGACGGAGTTGTACTTGAAGTATGAGAGCAAGGCaacttcagcaaacttgcatgtaataccagtcgtaaactagtaaaacggagttgtactggaagtttTGATCTCCAGGCGCCGATGAAAGATGTCTTGGTAGGCTAAGGATGAAAACGTCATAAATGCTTgatattccaggagtttggaacctcctggccatcacgGTACTGTAAGCGATGCCATCCTGGTCCTAAAACCTTGTGCACGATGAAGGGCCTCTCCCATCAcgaattaagcttgtgcagcCTGGTTTCATCCTAGATACGTCGAAGGACTATATCTCCAATGTTGAAAGAGCATCGTTGAACGTTTTGGTCGTGGTAACGACAGACTCCTTAAGTAGCTGGCCGACTGGAGCAAGATCTTGCATCTGATTTCCTCAGCCGAGTCAAGTTCGAGATGTCTTGCGctgtcagcctcgccttcttcatacATCTCCAGTCGAGGAGACTTTCACATGACGTCAgccggtaatatagcttcagacccgtataccaggaagaaaggtgactgtcctgtggctttgcttggttgtgtgtgaAGCCTTCAGATTACTAacgagatctcattgatccacttgccgtCCTTTTTGCTGTTATCGTCGTAGAGTCTTTTTTTTcaagccatcaagaatcaagctgttggcgcgctcaacctggccgttggcccgtgggTGAGCCACTGGaacatacttgacctcaatgGCACTGCGTTCATAGAAATCCtagaactgatgcgagtggaaattggatctcAGGTTCGTAATTATGGTGTTAGGGAAGCCAAAATGGTGCAAGATGTCCcagatgaagctaaccactcAATCTGCAGAGAGCGttgtgattggcttgtactcgatccactcgGTAAaattgtcgatggccaccaacacgtgagtaAAACCACCTGGCGCAGTTGTCaaaggccctatcatgtccaggccccagcatgcaaacggccattaaggtggtatggtgataaggttGTGAGCTAGGGCACGGGGCTGTTTGTTAAAGAACTGGCAGTTTTTGCACTGGTGAACGAGTGCTTTGATGTCTGCCAAAgctgtcggccagtagaaactagatctaaaagccttgacgactagtgtgcgagaagcagcaTGGTTCCTACAcatgccttcgtgaatctcttggagtatttctctgccttcctccgtgcggacacacttcatgagtatgcctgatgctgatccatgCATGTACAAGTTGTACCCAACTAGAACGTACCCTTTGCTGCGCCTTAGAATGCGTCTAGCCTTagcgctttttgggtcgacgccagggggtagtttgtgctcttggatgtagtcgatgaacgTCACCCGCCAGTCGACCTTGATCATCCAGACCTCTCGGTTGGGTTCCTTTGGGCCCTGAGCGATGGTACTTGAATTTGGtgtcttgatggatgggtgatgcaactcgtgagtgaaaactcctggtgggacgttagctcgatcagaacccagtttcgagagcacatccgctcccATATTGTTGTCGTGAATCACATGATGGATTTCCAGCCCCGcaaacttgttctcgagcttgcgtatttccatgACGTACacatccatggtgtccttgttgatgtcccactctttgttgacttgttagACCACCAACAAGGAGTCACCGTAGACAAGTAGTTGCTTGATGCCCTAAGGGACTGCTAGGCGTAGCTCGTGCAATAGTGCCTCGTACTTGGCTTAgttgttggagacctcaaatagtatttggaacaaatacttgagttgttctcctttaGGACTGATGATGAgtactcccgagccaccaccactgagcttgagtgagccgccgaagtacatgacccaatgctctggctggttggctggggctttcacttggttttctcgccactccaccatgaaatcgactagtgcctgcaACTTGATGCCCTaccggggcttgaagtcgagggtgagagcccccagttccactgcccgcTTAGAGATGCGCCCGATGgtgtcccgattgtggaggatatccgccaacggaaaatcagTGACCACTGAGATGTTGTATGCATTCAAATAGTGGCAAAGCTTCCtagaagtgatgagtataccgtagAGTAGTTTCTAAATTGTCGGGTAATGAAtcttggattcagaaaggaattcgctgatgaagtagactggccGCTGCACAccgaaggcatggccttcctctgGGCGCTCCACCACGATTGTCATGCtgacgacgtgagtagtcgcggtaATGTATAGTAGCAGATTCTCACCTGGTTGTGGAGCCGTTAGGATGGAGGGCgactgcaaatgatgcttgagatcttgcagcgcctgctttgcctcctcggtccactagaacttgtcgtcgtgcttgagcaatttgaagaagggtaatccCCGTTCTCCAAGTTGGGATATAAATctattcagggccgccatactaCCTGTGAGCTTATGGACATCATTGATCGTAtgtggagcatccatggctgtgatggcagtgatcttcTCCGGGTTTGCTTCATTTCCTCGATGACTAATGATGAAACtaagtagttttccttgtggcacgccgaagacgcacttggttgggttaagcGTCCATCCAAACTTGCGTAAGTtgttgaaggtttcctcgagatcagggatgaactcgtcgtgggatctggtcttgatgaccacgtcatccacatagggtTCAACATTGCGATGTAGGTGATCAGCAAGGCATAGTTGGATGGCCCACCGAAGGACATGGTGgtgtatgcatatgctccaaagggggtgatgaacgctgtcttgatatgatcttcttccttgagagtgATCTGGTGATAACCCAAGTAGCAGTTGAGCAAGGAGAGCAGGACGCAGCCAGTTGTAGAGTCGGTGACTtggtcgatgtgtgggaatgcgaagggatccttcgggcagtgtttgttgagaccagtgtaatccacacacatcctccatccattgttattctttttcaaaactagtacagggttggctaacactcggggtggtatacttctttaataaaaccagctgcgagtagttttgctagctccttcttgatggcctccctcttgtcgggagcaaagcgtcgtagtcgttgcttccTCGGAGTGTCTTGTggtcaacttttaggcaatgctcgatcaactccttgggcaccgctggcatatccgctggtttccacgcaaatATGTCTCGATTAGTCCTAAGGAAGTTGACAagcgtgctttcctatttgtcactcaaGCCGCCTCCGGTCAGAgcagtcttggatgagtcaccttcttgtagctggatggccttgatgccaacGTCGATGGGGTTAGGTTTAACCCTCAACTGGCTAGGCCTCTGGCTGGATATCTATATCTCTGAGTCGGTGAGCTTTTACGCGGCCGCGAAGACTTCCACGGAAGGCTCTAGCATGCATGAAGTCGTGGCATACTCGATCGCCTCTTGGTCACAATCCtacaacttcttcaagtcgccacagAATGTGAGGATGCCTATCTTGCgtggcatcttgagtagtagGTAGACATAGTGaggcacggccatgaatttggcaaaTTCCGGTCTGCCGAGGATGGTGTGATATGATGACTCGAAGTCAGCcatctcgaacttgatgtacttcttgcggtagttgtccttcatcccaaaggtgactggtaGGACCACTgaaccgagtggtgtagccgcgtttcccgggatgatgccgtagaacGGAGCTCTACTACGggagagcatcttggagatgtccagcccCATCTTGTTCAGAGTACTCACGAAGAGCAAgttgatgtggcagaaccgtctgaattattccggttcaagtgcactaatcatca
The genomic region above belongs to Panicum hallii strain FIL2 chromosome 4, PHallii_v3.1, whole genome shotgun sequence and contains:
- the LOC112889612 gene encoding lipoxygenase homology domain-containing protein 1-like — its product is MDALAMDKISIILVLLASSYGAVLQGHARPVLSSDNALLQRNDDETASVGATRNFTYLFEVQTGDMRLAGTDSQLTFTFSDTDSNSFELVYDGNGEIYQQFFERGQYNYDEFTKDIFMKPCRLKIKTDGRGAAPSWYCEWVKISVWGQRFEDHYEHRFIVQHWIGPNDPDPSELTVNDCNKASMASAKKNMPSSFSII